tacttcttgcctttttgataataaccattctaatagtgtttattgcagcattatttacaatagacaagatatggaaacaatccaagtgtccatcagtggatgaatggagaagatactacacacacacacacacacacacacactgatatactacacagccaaaaaaagatgaaatcttgGCATTTGCAACTGCATAAATGGAACTTGAGGATATTATAATAAGTGAAATGAGACAGATACCTTATGATTTCACCCATATGTGGAATAAgtcaaacaaaataaatgaacaaaccaaaccaacaaaggcagagaaggggaaggTAAAATGTGTAAAAGGGATAAACTGCATGGTGACAGTTGGAAACTAAGTCTTTGGCAGTGAACACCCTATGGTGTACACAGCATTAGAAATAcaatgttgtacacatgaaacttacaaaatgttataaaccaatgttcagttcagctcagtcgctcagtcgtgtctgactctttgtgaccccattaatcacagcacgccaggcctccctgtccatcactaactcccggcgttcactcagactcacgtccatcgagtcagtgatgccatccagccatctcatcctctgtcgtccccttctcctcctgcccccaatccctcccagcatcagagtcttttccaatgagtcaactcttcgcatgagatggccaaagtactggagtttcagcttcagcatcattccttccagagaaatcccagggctgatctccttcagaatggactggttggatctccttgcaggccaagggactctcaagagtcttctccaacaccacagttcaaaatcatcaattcttcggcactcagctttcttcacagtccaactctcacatccatacatgaccactggaaaaaccatagccttgactagatggacctttgttggcaaagtaatgtctctgcttttgaatatgctatctaggttggtcgtaactttccttccaaggagtaagcgtcttttaatttcatggctgcagtcaccatctgcagtgattttggagcccaaaaaaataaagtctgacactgttttcactgtttccccatctatttcccatgaagtgatgagaccagatgtcatgatcttcgttttctgaatgttgagttttaagcctcactctcctctttcactttcatcaagaggcattttagttcctcttcactttctgccataagggtggtgtcatctgcatatctgaggttattgatatttctcccggcaatcttgattccagcttgtgcttcttccagcccagcgtttctcatagcTTTAGAAAAAGCTATGTATtttatgattccaactatatggcaTTCTGGAAACAGCAAAACTTTggaaacagtaaaaagatcagtgattgCTAGGATTTTCAAGGGGATAGGAAGAGAATGAATTGGCAGAGCACAGAACATTTTTAAGGCAATGAAAATACTCTGTGTGGTACCAAAATGATAGATATaggtcattatacatttgtccaaacctatggaatgtacaccaccaagaatgaaccctaaggtaaactgtggactttgagtGACTATGATGTACCCCTATAGGTTCATCAGTTGCAACAAATGTATCACTCTGGTGGAGCATattgataatgggggaggctatgcatgtgtgaTGACAATGAGGTATATGGAAAATCTCTGTACCTCCCAGTCATTTTTGCTGTGATTGTACGTCTTTCCTAAAAAAAtaatcttgattttttaaaagagttaatgTGAAGAAGCCATGTCATCTCAGATGTAACCTTTGAATTTGCCCATAATTCATTTCCCCTCTTACCCTTTTCCAATAATAGAGTTTCCAATAATGTTATGCCTCCAATGGAACAGTATGGATTTAGCAATATATATTCagttattatgggcttcccaggtggctcagtgataaagaatctgcctgccaagcaggaaacacgggttcagtctctggttcaggatgatcccctggagaagggaatggcaacccactccagtattcctgcctggagaatcccgtggacagaggagcctgatgggctacagttcatagggtcacaaagatttggacatgacttagcgactaaaccaccaccacctcactCAGTTATTAGTGAACGGTAGGATGGATACTTGTGTATTAAAGAAATGATAGTTATTTTGGATTTTTGCCTCTAAGGGAAGCAGTACATGGCTGAAATGTGACATGATCTGAGGTGTGACATGATCTGAGGCCCCCTGGTGTGACATGATCTGAGGCCCCCTGCAGTATGGAATGGGAGACAGGTCTAGAATTCTCCTATCAATGTATTAACATAAGGAGCAGTCCAGGAGCAGCAGTTAGACAAACACCACTGATGCCCTGGTGCCATCTCTCACTGAGCTCACCAAGTGAGTCAAAGGCAAGCCTGTCTTCCCAGCATGGGGACTGGATTAGGATCAGTACACAAGTATGACGTGAGCAACTTTTATGAGATTCTGTAACACCAAAGAATGAAGAGAACCTGCTATCTCAAATTCTTCAAGTCAGCACATGTCAGAGAGTTATTTGCTCCCTTCCCCTTGGTGCATGTAATCTCTGTAGGAGAAAGAGTGAGAAATGACTTTTCATAGTGCCTTCCTCAGGACCAGGCTCAGACAGCCCCTACTGCTTTCCCCCAACACTTAGAGGGCACTGAAGTCTGACCACGTCCCATATATAATGGACAACTTTCCTCATTCACCCCTCAGGACAGCTTTGTGACAAAGGCACCATCACAGATGCCCAAGCTCAGGCTGACAGAGCCTGGGTCACCTCTGCAGGTAAATGTCAGGATGGGATGAGGTCCCATCCCTCACCCTCCCTGAGAACACAGAGCAGCCGCCCTTTCAGAAGGTGGGCTTTCAGGGCTGGAGAAATGGTCACACGCCCCTGGATGTTGTCCCACAGTACTCACTCACCTACCCctctgggagaggaagaggacaGAGATGAAATCCTGCCCCTTCTGCCAGCTGACCTCAGTATCTGGGCCACATGCATTGGCTCATTCATGAAGAGAAGGGTGAGGCTCAGGCAGAAGCTCAGGTGTTGCCCCTGAGACAGGTGATCTGGAGGGAGGGCAAGTGACATGTAAGGAAGTACTTTAAGGAATTGaactgtagggacttccctggcagtccagtggttaagactccatacttccattgcagggggcatgggttccatccctgcttggAAACTAAGATCTCTCATGCCACAcgatacaatgaaaaaaaaaaaaagagagagagattatactttatattttatctctATTAATCCTAACAGCTATTCAAGTTACCTATCATTATGATCAGTATTCATACTGGAGTACCTTTCTTATCTCCAGAGCAGTAGCTCACTCTAGAATTACTCCAAagttttttccattttgtcttgATGCCTTCAGGACTCTGAATGCTCTAACCTCCCTGGAGGCTGACGATACatgcttctgtcttttttttttttttttttttttgaattttttaatttcattttattttttaactttacaatattgtattggttttgccatacatcaacatgaatccgccacaggtatacacgtgttccccatcctgaaccctcctccgtcctccctccccgtaccatccctctgggttgtcccagtgcaccagccccaagcatccagtatcgtgcgttgaacctggactggcaactcgtttcatatatgatattatacatgtttcaatgccattctcccaaatcatcctgtTTAAATAATACTTGCATTGTTTTAAACCCTTtagtgagtgaagtaagccagaaagaaaaacaccaatacagtatactaatgcatatatatggaatttagaaaaatggtaacaataaccctgtatgcgagacagcaaaagagacacagatgtatagaacagtcttttggactctatgggagagggagagggtgggatgacttgggagaatggcagtgaaacatgtataatatcatataagaaactaatcaccagttcaggttcgatgcaggatacaggatgcttggggctggtgcactgggatgactcagagggatggtatggggagggaggtgggagggcagttcaggattgggaacatgtgtatacccgtggcagattcatgttgatgtatggcaaaaccaatacaatattttaaagtaaataaataaatataaataaaccctttagtgaaattaaaaacattaacatttaaaaaaatttaattaaaaaatcttcTAAGTGGAAAAAAACAGTTATGAGGGGAGAAAATTTATAAACTAGCGGGTTAATATCCATGATTTGTGAGGCACATTCAGTAACAAATTATTGGCAACTAATTTCaacaaataattcaaataaatttatgaataataaatatgttagggcttccctgataactcagcaggtaaagaatctgtctgcaatgcaggagacagaagagacactggtttgatccctggatcaggaggatcccctggaaagggaaatggcaatccactccaatattctttccttgaaaaccccatggacaaaggagcatggcaggctataatccaaggggttgcaaagagtcggacacaactgagtgaaactaagtgcacacgcacacacacacacacacacacaaaacatgctAAAATATGCCTAAATCACTAATGTGTtattcagggttctccagagaaaaggaaacagtacggtatgttcagttcagttcagtcactcagtcgtgtccgactctttgtaaccccatggactgcagtacgccagacttccctgtccatcaccaactcccagagatgactcaaactcatgtcaactgagtcggtgatgccatccaaccatctcatcctgtgttgtccccttctcctcccgccttcaaccattcccagcatcagggtcttttcaaatgagtcagctcttcgcatcaggtggccaaagtattgggaatttcagcttcagcatcagtccttccaattaatattcaggactgatttcctttaggatggattggttggatctccttgttgtccaagggactctcaagagtcttctccaacaccacagttcaaaagcatcagttcttcagcgctcagctttctttatagtccaactctcacattcatacatgactactggaaaaaccaaagctttgactagacggacctttgttggcaaagtaatttctctgttttttaatactctgtctagattggtctttcttccaaagagcaaagatatgtatttatatataaaaggaGATTCATCACAAGGAACTGGCTTGTGCAGTAATGGAGGCTGAGAGGTGCCATGGTCTGCCCTTTGCAAGCTAGAGACCCAGGAAGGCTGGTGGTGTAGTTCAGTCTAAGTACAAAAGCCTGAGCATCCAAGAAGATGATGGTTTAAGTCCCggagtgagggccagagaaggTGAGATGAGATGCCATGCAGTGAGGTAGGAAACAGAGTGGGgaatccctcctccctctgccttttGTTCTGTTCATGCTTTGAACAGATCAGATGAGGCCCACTCACAGCAGGGAGGGCATACTGAGTCCaccaattcaaatgttaatcttatCCAGAAACATCCTCAGACACACCCAGAATCATATTTAATCTGGGCACCCCATGATCAGTCAAGTTGGCACATAAAATTAGCCATTGcaactacaactactgagctgaCAGTATAAACCCTAAGAAGAATATTAAGTGGAAAATACAAGATACAAAAGATGAGTTATGTGACTCCTTTTTTGTATGTATGCTGGTGTCTATGATTGTGTACCCTCACCCACAGGGATGTGTCTGGAGGGGACACTGTTCTATGACAACAGATCCTTTTGGGTCAGGGAGTGGGAGTCAGGTCTGTAAGAGAGGtgaaaaaatgtacttttttgTATCATTTGGAATGTATTCAGGAAAAAACATTTTcctaaaaatttgaaaacaaaatactGTGAACAGACCGACAAAGGTAATGTGAACATATACTTATTACTTTGTAAAAACATTCATTGTATTCAGTTTTCTGGGGAAATGAAGtagattttaaaatggaatttacACTGTGTTTCTAGGTCTCCTCCAGCTCTATCACTGGACGTCTATCCCCGAAAATGATGGACACAGAGGGATTGCTCACAGTAAGTACAAATTTCCAGAAAATCCTGGCTGCTATCACTAAGCCAAGATCAAAACCTCCATTCCTTGGTCTCTTGCCAGTCCCctagtgttgtgtgtgtgtgtgtgtgtgtgtgaaggaaaaaaaacgtATGTTTTCAACAAATGACACGTGCTTTGTTTACTATGATACCAATTCTTTTCGGGCAATCTGTATCTATGTTAAAATAGTTCCACCTGATTTTGACCACAAATCTACATCACGTTCATTGATACATCCCTTCCCTCAGTGTAGGCCGAAGTGTCTACGCTACAGAAGATCCCTCCCAGAGAACACAGCATTTCACTCTCCATTATGCCACTcctgtacaggtttctcagaccTTTCCTCACCCCCTGTCGGCCATCTCTTGTGCATGACACTGGACACAGCTGCCCAACATCGCTCCTGTACCCCATCCTGTCACCTCCCCCTGAAGTGCCTTCCATCCACCTGCCGCCCACTACCAAGGAGCGACTGCCACCTGGTGTTTCATCGTGTGCAGTGCCTGGAATGTATATCTTTACAATCTTCTCTTACGGTTAGTTTTTTtagacaaaattataattattatgtgCATAGGTTCAAAGGCTGCCTTTTAAGGGAGGatagtgtattttttttcctccttgaataaatattttgtagAGAAGTTTGACAATAGTGGTTCGTTGGTGCCTCACCTCGTGACAGAAACCTGAAATGCAGCTTGAACTTCCTGAaactggaaggtgggagggagaggtTGTGGCCAAAAGTCTCCAGAGAGCTTTCCAGAAATCAGGGTGGAAAGGGGGACCTTGCTAGTGCAGGATACTGACAGGCTCCAGAGAGAAAATTCAGCCTCTTACCATGCTGAAGAGAAAGCTGTATGTGAGaacaaaaagattttcatttttatccttaGGGATGAATAACTAGAGATGGCATAAGCAAAAATAGATCCATGTCATTTATGGTCTTTGTGAGCCATATTTGCACTTACTATGACCATCTTTCCATGCAAATACTCGTACATCATcacattttaagttattttacaaactttcagggtgtttttttttttttacattgaccTAAATTTCATCATATGGATGCTCCAAAATTTATTTCACCAGTAATCCTAGTGATGGAAATTTAGTTCCCTTTGCATATTTTCTATTACAATAGTATACTTAACACTATTGCTCATATATATGTAGTTATCTTTGTATGCATTTATTTGTAAGTTCCTGAAGATTTTCTTTCAAAACTATATAAtccaaaaggagaaggcaatggcaccccactccagtactcttgcctggaaaatcccatggacggaggagcctggtaggctgcagtccatggggtcgctaggagtcagacgtgactgagcgatttcactttcacttttcactttcatgcactggagaaggaaatggcaacccactccagtgttcttgcctggagaatcccagagatgggggagcctggtgggttgccatctctggggtcgcaaagagtcggacatgactgaagcgacttagcagcagcatacaatccaaaaacttttatattaacatattacatttaaaattctattaCTAATTTATATCCTTGATAATATAGTATCACAGTGCTTGTTTTTTGCATGTTGGAGATAATTTGAATCATTCCTAATCTAATAGACATCTAAACATCTCTCATCATTTGTTCTCATTATAATTCACTTTTAATCCTTATAGTGATGTGGTATAATCAATTCTGACAACTTCATGTTATTTGGAATCCAGAAAGATTTTTATCTGTTATCAACTTTGTGTGGATGGCATGTGTTTACTGTCTGTACACTGGTAAAGGCCAAAGTTCAGGCCACTTTCAGGTAGCTATTTGCACTGGAGGACTGAACTTGTCTTCTTTAACCTTAGCAAACTGTCCTGGGTGAACTCTAGTATTGTTATATGAGAACCTGATGAgtatgtgagagtgtgtgtgtgtgtgtgtatgagagtgtGCTGAAAAGTATGTTTACCTCTGCTTCCTGTGCCCCTTCATGGCTTTGCTTCCCCTTTGGTCATTTCTGTAGAATTAAGATCTGACCAACCACTCACCTAAACAGAGCTGCATTTGTTAACAAAAATATCCTCCCCCTTATGCTTGGGCAACTGTGCTATTGTAGACACATGAACTTGGCACATTTAAATGTGCATTTTACTGTTTTCCACACTACCTGATTTGTTTAACTGTGTTCAGTAGAATCTCTGCATGGGATTTCCTCTGGAACATGATGGACTGTTTTTGGATTTGAATTGTATTAGCTGCACATGTTCCCTCATACAATGTCAGCTTTATCACTTTGGATTATTTTGTGAGAGCTTCAGTGGCTTATCAGGTGGACCCATAATGCCTGTTTCTTTTGCCACTTAATTCATCTCATTGTAACTTACTGAAGAGAGCTCTTAGTGAAAATTTAGGGGATGATTCTCGGGCTGCCTTGAGTCCTTTGACCTTGGAACAAAAGCATTTTGACACTTAGGGAGTGGATCTGACAAAATTTAACTGGATGTTTTGGCACAGTTTAGAATATCTGAGAAGCATTGTGTTATAACCGAGCTTTTTAAAAGGGAATAATAGAGAGCACTGAGGCCAAAGTACCTAAGTGTCCAAGGGGATTGTTAAGggttgatatgtgtgtgtgtgtgtgtgtgtgtgtgtgtgtgcacgcttagtcttgtccagctctttgtaaccccatggactgtagcctgccaggctcttctgtccatggaattctccaggcaagaatactggagtgggttgccattttcttcttcagaagaTATTTCTggcccaggtattgaacctgattcgcctgcattggcaggcagattctttaccattgagccactgggaagtccTAAGGGTTGAAATATGTCCCCAAAAtgatatgttgaaattctaatgaCAAAATGCCTCATAATGTGACCGTCTTCAGAAATAGggtcattgcagatgtaattagttgaaCTAAGATGGAGCCATGATGGAATATGGTAGACCCTGAGGTAAAGAAGTAATGTTCAAAAACTCAACCAAGTTTCACCTGCAATAAATGCCCTTTATCATGTTTGGGAAGTTCACCTCTATTCCTAGCTTGTTGAGATCCTTTTACCATGTACTGTTGGTTGTTGTCAAATGCCTTTTTCTGTGTCTGTCAAGATGATCAtgtgttttatcttttattctattaataaaatGTACTATATCAATTAATTTTTAGATGTTAACCAAAACTTGTCTTCCTGGGATATGTTACTAGAatctatttgctaatattttgttaagaaatTTAATGTCTGTGTTCATATAGGATATTAGTTTGTGGATTaattttcttttgacattttagTTCAGCTTTTATATCAAGATAAGAccgcttcctaggtggctcagtgagtaaagaatctgcctgaaatgcaggagacacaggagatgcaagttcaatccctgggtcaggaagatcccctggagaagaaaatggcaatcaactccactattctttttttttttttcattttaattgtttaaCTTTATTACTGTTGCACCATTTATACAACTACATATAATTTCAATGCATCCAttgtacatttttttgtttgtttttttaatttttatgtttttccattttccaatGAGTGGTGTGTTGGTGTCTGTGACACAGAATGGAAGAGAAAACTGGAACTGCAATGAacgcagacttttttttttttcatttccactgaCCAATAAAGAGAACTACAGGTGCACCCAACCACGGACATGCATTAACTCGTCATGAGAAATCTAGGGAGGCTAAGTAGGATGAGAGAATGTTTGTTATTCCCAAAAAGACCAGGGGAGGAAAAATGGAGTATTGGCATCAAGATACATGTGGACAGGCTACGGTGGGCTGTCTGAAAGTTGGCATTCAtccacaacattaaaaaaatatcaaaataagaaaggctgtaaatgaaaaagaaaacacagaaaatactgCTTTCATAAACATCTGATTGCCTTGGCACAGCCCTGCGGGCAGAATCAAACGcatcactccccaccccccgccccttgcAGAAAGACAAGATGTTCAGATCTTAGTGGCAGGAGCGCATGTGGACAGCAGTTCAGGTACAAAAGATGTACTGCACTTTCAGACATTGATCTTGAAAATCCAGGGCTGATTGGTAGAGTTGACTGAAGGTATATTAGATATTTCCCCACAAAAATACTATTTGgattctccccaccccctccctccctttgATGGGACCACATCCTTATTCTTGGGCAATACATATGATTACTTCCGATTTGAAACAAGTTAGtataggagagagagagagatagagagacaaGAGAGACAGGTCGTCGTTaagctgtattctttttttttctttccataggCTGTCCTTTGTTACTCTTTCACTGCTACGGTTTGATCGGAATTAGCTGCCGGGGTCTCGGCAGGTTTGACCTCGTCTGCGGGGGCTGCGGGGGCCTGAGCCTTGGGCGTGGAACTCGGCGCTTCCGTGGCTGCCGGCGTCTCCTTGGAGGATGGGGCAGCCTCAGTGCTGCTGGGTTTTGAGTCTGAAGCTGGGGCCCCGTCACTTTTCGTCTCCTGCGCGGCAGGAGCAGCGGGAGCCTCAGTCTTTGTGGGGTCCCCTCCCTCCTTGCTCTTGTCATCCTTGGTGGGGGCCGCGGGCTCTGCTGCCTCAGCATCCGAAGCTTTGGGGGCGTCGCCGCCAGCGGAGGGGCCTGAGGCAGCCGCCGGCTCCTGCTCAGCATCTTTGGAGGGATCTGGCTTGCCCTCGGCCCCCTCCGTCGGCTCAGGCTCTGCCTTCGGGGCATCTTCCTTGGCCGCCTCGGCATCTTTCTCGCCTTCCTTGTCTTCGGGCTTGGTGGTGTCCTGGGCATCCTTCTCCGGCTTCTCCTCTTTGCCCTCCTTCACCTCTGGGGTCTCGGCAGCAGCCTGGGTCTCATTCTCCTTTGGGGTTCCCTCCTCTTCTGTCCCAGCTCCTTCAGCCTTCTTGTCTTTGTCCTTGGCCTTCTCATCATTCACATTGTACCCCTTCTTCTTCTTGCTCAGTTTGCCTCCCATCTTGGAGTTCGGGTCTGGGTGCCTGTGGCCGCCCCGAGGTGAACGCGGTGCCGCGGAGGGGCCCGGGTCGCTGGGCGTCGTCCGGCCGGGTGCCTGGCCGCTGGGCGGGAGGCTCTCTCCCCGGCTCGACGGCGGGGAGCCCGGAGCGAGGAGCGAGCTGTcgcgctgctgccgccgccgccctcGCCGCTGCCGCTActgccctccagtattcttgctcagaaaaatcccatggacttgtGGGAAAATCCCATACATTTACTTTTgctctggcaggctgcagtccatggggtcgccaagagtcagacatgacttagcaactgaacattcACATGCATGCAATACTGCTATCATTTTCCAAAACAATTCATGACGTattgacatttttttctgtaaatactGATGGAGTTCTCTGGTGAAGCCATCTAAGCCTGGACTTTCTCTGGTTGGAATATTTTTAGTTACTAATTAATTTTCACTACTGGTTGTTGGCCTATACAGATCTATTTGTTATTGAGCTAGTTTTGGTAATTTATGTCTTTTCTAGAAACTGTCCATTTCACCTAGGTTGGCAGATTTGTTGGCATaaagttgttcatagtattcctttAAAATCCTTTTACTTTCTTTGGAGTTGGTAGTGATATTCCCCCCTTTCATTACTTACTTTTACCATTTGTGTCTTTTCTCCATGGTCAGtcttgctggagtgggttgccatttcctccttcagaggatcttcctgacccagggatcaaacttgcgtctcctgtgttgcaggcagattctttacccactgagccacctgggaagcccagtagttTGGcacttttgcatatatttttaaaataccaacttttgattttattgattttctctattgtttttctaatGCCAATGACTTCTGCTGTATTCTTCCTTATGTTGCATTGGACTTAGTTTGCTCTTCTTGAATCTAGTTTTTAAGATGGAAGCTTAAGTTATTGATCTGAGACTCTTCTTTTTGGATATAGGTGTTTGAAGGTATAAATTTATCTTGGAACAATGCCTTAGTTGTATTCCAAAACTGCAATATGCTATGACTGatcattccaaaatattttctaatttccttttttgcCTTTATCCATGTGCTATTAAGAAGTGTTGTTAATTTCTGAATGCTTTGGAATGTCACAGATTTGTTTCTCTCTTGATATTTAaattaacctctaattaaaataaataaatttatattttaaaatatattaaaaataaataaattaattctctTGTGGTGAGAGAAAATATATGGCATGATTTTCATCATTTGAAAGTTATTGAGAGTTGTCTTATGGCTTAGCAAATTGTCAgtcttggagaatgttccatctGACTTGACTGTGTATTCTACATATATGGGGGTGAAGCATTTTGTACATACAGgcacatgcacacataaataTACACCTGTCATATTGGTTGATAATACTGTTCATGTTTTCTAAATCCTTGCTTATTTTCTGTCTAGTTGCTCTATTGATTATGATATAGTTTTGAAGTTTCCAACTATCCCTTTTTTTAATTCTATCAGTTTTTGTTTCCTATATTTTGGGGTTCTGTTTTTGGTACATatacctttattattattttatcttcatgAGGTATTGGCcctttttatcattatgaaatattcCCTAATATCCTAGTGATATTTCTtatcttaaagtctattttttctaATACTAATGGATTCATTCCAACACTCTTGAAGTTACTGTATCCAagacatatctttttaaaatcttttacttTCAGACCATTTGTGTCTTTGAATCTAAGATGTGTCTCTTTAAGATGGCATATAGTTGAACCTTGCTTTGTTACTCAGtttgtcatttgtttccttttgatTTATGTAATTATTGAGGTGTTTagattttaatttctcatttttgtatttgttttctatatatctCTTACCTTTTTGTTCATCTATTCTTACTTGACTCCTTTTTtcaagttaaaattatttttggtatCCATTTCTTTTGTTGGTTTTATGTTTTacaatagttttt
This DNA window, taken from Bubalus kerabau isolate K-KA32 ecotype Philippines breed swamp buffalo chromosome X, PCC_UOA_SB_1v2, whole genome shotgun sequence, encodes the following:
- the LOC129638661 gene encoding brain acid soluble protein 1-like, with the translated sequence MGGKLSKKKKGYNVNDEKAKDKDKKAEGAGTEEEGTPKENETQAAAETPEVKEGKEEKPEKDAQDTTKPEDKEGEKDAEAAKEDAPKAEPEPTEGAEGKPDPSKDAEQEPAAASGPSAGGDAPKASDAEAAEPAAPTKDDKSKEGGDPTKTEAPAAPAAQETKSDGAPASDSKPSSTEAAPSSKETPAATEAPSSTPKAQAPAAPADEVKPAETPAANSDQTVAVKE